In Microvirga sp. 17 mud 1-3, the genomic window GCAAGCGGCTGCCAGGATGCCTGCTCCACCTCGGCGAGGTCCGGCCGCAGGCTTGCGTTGCGTGGCGCCCGCATGACGTAGCGGATGTCGTGATGCCAGTGCTCGGGCTCACCCTTCTGCGGTCGCGCCGGGATGAGGTGGCTGTCGATGTCGATGGGCAGCCCCGCCTCCCCGTGCCAGGGGTCGAGGACGATATCCGCAAGGCCTGTCTCCTCGACGGCCTCCCGCAGGGCTGACGCCTCGAGGGCCTCAGGCGCTTCGTAATGCCCGCCGGGCTGGAGCCAGCGCCCCAGGGAGCGATGGCGGATGAGGAGGCTCTGCCGGCCCGCCTCATCGAGGATCAGCGCCGAGGTCGTCACGTGGCCCGGAAAGGAGCTGCGGGAATGAATGTCCTCACCCTGCGCGATCTGACGCCGCAGCAGGCCATGGTCCTCGGCCGGGCGCCCGAACCGCGCCGCATGGGCGTCGAGAAGGCCAAGAACCCTCTGCCGGAACGCCGCCGGATCGAAAAGCATCGTGCACCCTCGCATGGAATCG contains:
- a CDS encoding NUDIX hydrolase, with protein sequence MLFDPAAFRQRVLGLLDAHAARFGRPAEDHGLLRRQIAQGEDIHSRSSFPGHVTTSALILDEAGRQSLLIRHRSLGRWLQPGGHYEAPEALEASALREAVEETGLADIVLDPWHGEAGLPIDIDSHLIPARPQKGEPEHWHHDIRYVMRAPRNASLRPDLAEVEQASWQPLAALAEIAPQAVAHMRALGLVDG